In Eubalaena glacialis isolate mEubGla1 chromosome 3, mEubGla1.1.hap2.+ XY, whole genome shotgun sequence, the following are encoded in one genomic region:
- the MYOC gene encoding myocilin, translating into MPAVQLLLLACLVWGVGARTAQFRKANDRSGRCQYTFSVASPNESSCPEQGQAMSAIQDLQRDSSEQRAALESTKARLSSLEALLHRLTSGQAAAPWDTQEGLQRELELAYRDLVHDKSALEEEKRRLQAENGDLARRLESSSKEVARLRRGQCPQARSTSEDVPPGSKEVSKWNLENVGFQELKSELTEVPASRILKESASGHPRSEEGGTGCGELIWVGEPVTLRTAETLTGKYGVWMRDPKAAYPYTQETTWRIDTVGTDVRQVFEYDLISQFLQGYPSKVHVLPRPLESTGAVVYQGSLYFQAEESRTVIRYELRTETLKAEKEIPGAGYHGQFPYSWGGYTDIDLAVDETGLWVIYSTEAAKGAIVLSKLNPENLELEQIWETKIRKQSVANAFIICSTLYTISSYSLPDATVNFAYDTGTGSSKALTVPFKNRYEYSSMIDYNPLEKKLFAWDNFNMVTYDIRLSQM; encoded by the exons ATGCCAGCtgtccagctgctgctgctggcctGTCTGGTATGGGGTGTGGGTGCCAGGACAGCCCAGTTCCGGAAGGCCAACGACCGGAGTGGCCGATGCCAGTACACCTTCAGCGTGGCCAGCCCCAATGAGTCCAGCTGCCCCGAGCAGGGCCAGGCCATGTCAGCCATCCAGGACCTGCAGAGGGACAGCAGCGAACAGCGCGCGGCCCTGGAGTCCACCAAAGCCCGGCTCAGCTCCCTGGAGGCCCTCCTCCACCGCCTGACCTCGGGCCAGGCTGCCGCGCCCTGGGACACCCAGGAGGGGCTGCAGAGGGAGCTGGAGTTAGCCTACAGAGACCTCGTCCATGACAAGTCAGctctggaggaggagaagagacgACTGCAGGCAGAGAATGGGGATCTGGCCAGGAGGTTGGAAAGCAGTAGCAAGGAGGTAGCACGCCTGAGGAGGGGCCAGTGTCCCCAGGCCCGCAGCACCTCTGAGGACGTGCCACCAGGCTCCAAGGAAG TTTCTAAATGGAATTTGGAGAACGTGGGCTTTCAGGAATTGAAGTCAGAGTTAACTGAGGTTCCTGCTTCCCGAATCTTGAAGGAGAGTGCATCGGGTCATCCCAGGAGTGAAGAGGGAGGCACTG GATGTGGAGAACTCATTTGGGTAGGAGAACCTGTCACTCTGAGAACAGCTGAAACACTCACGGGCAAGTACGGCGTGTGGATGAGAGACCCCAAGGCCGCCTACCCCTATACCCAGGAGACCACGTGGAGAATCGACACAGTGGGCACAGACGTCCGCCAGGTTTTTGAGTATGACCTCATCAGCCAGTTCCTGCAGGGCTACCCTTCCAAGGTGCATGTGCTGCCCAGGCCGCTGGAAAGCACAGGCGCCGTGGTGTACCAGGGCAGCCTCTACTTCCAGGCGGAGGAGTCCAGAACGGTGATCAGATACGAGCTGCGCACCGAGACGCTGAAGGCTGAGAAGGAAATCCCTGGAGCCGGCTACCACGGGCAGTTCCCCTATTCCTGGGGCGGCTACACAGACATCGACCTGGCAGTAGATGAGACAGGCCTCTGGGTCATCTACAGCACTGAGGCGGCCAAAGGCGCCATTGTCCTCTCCAAGCTGAACCCAGAGAATCTGGAGCTGGAACAAATCTGGGAGACTAAGATCCGTAAGCAGTCGGTCGCCAATGCCTTCATCATCTGCAGCACCTTGTATACCATCAGCAGCTATTCATTGCCTGATGCTACCGTCAACTTCGCATACGACACCGGCACAGGTAGCAGCAAGGCCCTGACGGTCCCGTTCAAGAACCGCTACGAATACAGCAGCATGATCGACTACAACCCCCTGGAGAAGAAGCTCTTTGCCTGGGACAACTTCAACATGGTCACCTATGACATCAGGCTCTCCCAGATGTGA
- the MYOCOS gene encoding myocilin opposite strand protein yields the protein MAEKGSMGNSINLPYRDLASEVTRRRITMTMREERFTKKSDEAGEIPSDMDLGQARPPSTAGSEVPPAPPPSPTEDSKVSFLST from the exons ATGGCAGAGAAAGGCTCCATGGGCAACAGCATTAACCTCCCCTACAGAGACCTGGCCTCCGAGGTGACCAGGCGCCGAATCACCATGACCATGAG AGAAGAGAGATTTACCAAGAAAAGTGATGAAGCCGGGGAGATACCCTCAGATATGGATTTGGGACAAGCTCGTCCTCCTAGTACAGCTGGCTCCGAagtacccccagccccacctccttctCCAACTGAAGACTCCAAAGTTTCCTTCTTAAGCACCTAA